TACCCTTGCACATTGTTATTTTTATAAAATATTACCccagagaaaaatattttttttaaatttcaacagTATTGAAATAATATTTCAGTATATTTGAAATAGTTTATATTTGTACAGTTGAGCCTTCTGCTTGGCAGAATCCCAGAGTtgtgatctgtctgaagaaggatctcgacccgaaacgttgcctaacatttccttcgctccatagatgctgcctcacccgctgagtttctcccgcatattTGTCTACCCAGAGTTACGGTATTGATTTTCCTTACACTGTGACACAGTTTAACGTTATTTATTCATACTGTTTGAGGGTTTGTTTGTTCTCCTTTAGTATTGCGTTGCGGTGTCGGGCAAGATGTTCGTTCGCAATTCTCTTGAATGGAGCTTatgatgtaataataataatacattatatttgtatagcgcttttcaaggactcaaagtcgctttacatggtgagtcaagaacaaaacaaaatagagcagtacgacagagatgcaaaggggagggggacatgggactaagggtatgcagaggtgaagagatgggtcttgaggcgggactggaagatggtgagggactcagaagttcggatcaattgtgcgagggagttccagagcctgggagctgccctggagaaggctctgtctccaaaagtgcagaggttggatttcagaatggagaggagaccggctgaaatggatctgaggggccgtgagggttggtagggggagaggaggtcagtgagataagggggggccaagtggttgagggctttgtaggtgaggaccaggattttgtagatgatccggtgggaaatggaaagccagtgaagttctttgaggactggggtgatgtggtgccaggatttggtgtgggtaatgagtcgggcggctgcattctggaccagttggtgttgctggaattgatgccaaagagaagagagttacagtagtccagtcgggaggagatgaaggcatggatgagtctttcagcagcggggggtgtgagagagggtctgattttggcaatgttgcggaggtgaaaaaatgtAGAAGGTAAATGTAACTGAGCGATGGTCAGCTGGCATTACAATAGGACCATCGAACTGAAATCGGTCAGGCTAAAAACAGGCACAATAAATTGTAAAAAAAGTATCTTTAATAATAAAGTCATCCTAAGTAATTTCACAGCGGCATTATCATACACAATTTGCCCCCAAACCACATAAATCGACATGGCACCTGATGAATAGGTTTCTCAAATACAGTTTTTAAGAAGTGGAGAATTTTCAGGATTTCAGAACTTTAGGCAAGACAGCTAAAGGCATCGCCCATACTGGTTGGGTGATGGAAATTTGAGCGAATGAGTTAGAATTGGGGAATGTGTACATTCCAGAGTGTTACAGGGATGGATGAGATTACCCAGCCAAAGAACAGGGAAAATGAGTCATGGCCGTCGCTCTGTCTGGAACAACatcagacatcgtggggcaacctATAATTATTTTCTACTTTCAAGAACATTAAAAGCAAACCACAATAGAAGATAATCAAACTTAATCAAAGCAATTATAAAAGCATTTAAATTAAAACATTGAACACTTGCTGGAGAAGACTTGTTCACACAGTCGTTGGAACACCTGTTCAGAACAGCATCCAACCCAAATAGACCAAGTTTATTTCTAGTGAACAGTAAACTGACCCTGCAGAGTTGGTATTTTCACCAGCTTCAATCGTGGGATTCCATAAGGTAAGGCATTATTTAGCATTGCAAACTCATTTATAAGCTCTATGGTTATACATATCACCAATCACACAATTTGATATGATTTTATTATTACTTGCATATTTTTAACCCCGATTTAGAATTAGGTTCGACAACGGATAATAGCCAATGCGCAAGGAGCCCTTTCAAAAACATTTCCGATAGACGGCTACTGGTCCGCGCTCATCATATTCCTTCTTGCTGACCCAGAGCTGTTGAAAGGATTTGAGACAGCATAAGATCGACCCTCCATACCAAACGGAATATTTCCTCTCGGGAATTGCCTGGACCTGCGGGTTCATATCCTGGGCCAGTTTCCTAAGTTCCTTCTGGAAACGGACACGGAAGCCAGAGAACATGGTGGATCCACCACAGAGAAGGATGTTCCTGTACATCTCTTCCATGATCGAGCTATCGCATTTGTTAATGACATTCAAAGTTATGGTGTGCAGCCCGGGCTCCCTGGAGCCCATGAGGGATGGATTAAAGAGGGCTTCGGGGCACTTGATCTTTTCCTTGCCAATGGTGATCACTTTACCATCAGGCAGCTCATAGTGCATTGTACATTCCTTCGGCTCCCCTCGATTCTCTGCATCGAAGTCAATGGCAGTGTAGCAATACTCTTGTTTGATGTGTTCCACCAGCTGGTAATCCGCCATGCTCAACATATGGCCACTTTGATTGAGGAGTTTAATCAAGTGTTTGGTCAGGTCGTTGCCCGCGTAGTCCACTGTGGTGGTGATATGGGGCATGATGTAGCCTTCGTGGATGGGCACCACACTGGAGTAGCCATGGCCACTCTCTACCACTAGCCCCGATGTGCAACCGTAGGCGTAGATGGAGAGCATGGACTGCTTGGTGATGTGTATGGCTGGAATGTTGAAGATCTCAAAAAGGAGCTCGGCTATCTTCTCTCTATTGGTCATGGGACTGAGCGGAGGGTCCGCTACCATCACGGCGTGGTCCTCTGGTCTCACCTGCAGCTCCTTCTCCAGGACATAACCCAGAACGGCCTCGGCTGCGTCCCAGTCCACCACGATGCCGTGTCGGAGCGGGTTGATTAGGCGCAGCTCGTCGGGTGCAGTTAGCTCTCTGCCTACGAAGTTCTCCTGCCGATTGTCTCCGGTCTTGGCGCTGCGCTGCATTGGCCTGCCCACCATGGACGAGATGGTGGCCGATGGCTTGGGCAGGCCAGCGAAACCAGCCTTAATATAGCCAGAACCCATATCAATCATCAGTGCCCGGACCTCCTTCAACTCCCTGCCGCACTGGGTCATTTGGCTGTCTGCTGAAGAGTAGGATCTCACCCTGGGCTCGGATTTCACCGACTGACTAGTGGTGGAGGGAAATTTCCTACATAGAACGGCCATGGGTAGGGAACATTTCCTGAGATGCAAGTTAGATGATTTCATCACTGGGTCTGCCCTGATCGCCTCCAATGCGTTTTCAAGTCCACTTCCTTCCGTGGACACTTTTTGGTCGTGAGATGGGATAACAAGCTAGTTTTTTCCCAGAATACTACCTTATGCAAATACATAAGCCTGTCGTCGCTGTTACTATGGGCGTCAGACAGGTACCCCATTATCAAGTCATATTACACGTTGGTCTGGGACTCCACCGCTACGCTGAGGTCGGTAATGAGTTCATGAGCTGTCCTGTCGGCACGGACCGTTAACCGACAGTCCCAAAACTGTAACCAGGATCCAAAAAAGATCGTTCCTACTACAGTAAACATAATACATATTTTCCGAATTATTTTTGAATTATCAAATATCAGAATTGAGGCCAGGACCATATTCGGGTTACTGAGTCCCAAAGAAATATTACTGCAGACCTGCTGGTGAATTGTGCGCTTGATAACATTCTCCCCAGTTGAAGGGGAAATTGAAAACAGTTGAGCGCTCTGTTGAACGATGATTTGGAGATTTAACTTGCTGGTCATGGTGGACAAGAAGACCGCAGTGACCAAAGGTTGTTCACGGACATGTTATAAGATACATTAATTGGAAGGTAAGCTTGATTACATTACATTTACAATGTTATCTGTTTCTACGTTGCTTTACAACCAATGATGTAGCAGCCAATTTTTGCAAAGCAAGATTCAGTAAAGTCTTAAAATGTCCAGTTATCACGGTGAAGTGAAGTTTGTTGAATGGTCTCTGCACCCAAGAAAATTCTTCAACtctttgaaataaaatagcaCCATGAAAGAAATCAAATACAAATAGTGCAAACGAATCCAAACAGGGAATATGGTGAGATGAACACTACTTTTCATTCTGTGTGTACTCCTGGTAGGAACTGTTCTTGGCACATTTgagattaagaatctgtcaattaagTTGCATATAAAACCTTGATAACTCTAGCTGATATAAAGCTGTGATGCCTAACAAAGAACACGGGGCAGAAATAATTGTGTCTTGGTAAGAGCTCATTAGTTTCTTTTCAACAAAAATAAAGAATCTGTTCAATTGCATCTGGAGTCTTTCTTGGTCAGCAACTGAACTCTCAGGCAGATCCTATCTCAACTTTTAACTTTTACCTcccaatattttatttttgtctttggtATCACTGCTCCTCTAAATTCACTTTACTCAAAAAAAAAGGTTTGGTTACCTTTGTGTGATCTCTCCCGTAATCACACCTGAATGTCCGATTAGTGTTCTACATCTCCCACTATGCTGAAATGTTCCAAACCAAAGTAACATTCTACACCTTCTCTGCACACATTGACAAAACAATCAATCATACCATCATTGTCTAATATTGCTGATCTGTTAACTACCCAAATATGTTTATTTGGTTGCATTCTTATTTTTTTGCCACCAAGGTCGACAACCCAAATACCCAGCTGAGCATTCGATTATTCAACAATATCATGGCCTTCATCCTCTGGAATCATCAGTTCACCCCAACTGTTGTTAGTAGATACATGTGCATAATATTGTGTGGAacattgtgcagttctggttgccataaTGTAGTACGTTTATGATTAAACCACAGCGGGTGCAAATGAttaacaagaatgttgccaggagtgGAGGGCTGGAGTTGTAAGAAATTGGAAAGCAGGAATTATTTTTACTGGTGCAAAAGATGCAGAGAGGGGATGTCCTTATCGAggcttataaaatcatgagggattaTCACAATCTTTTTTCAAGGGTAGAATTGTTAAATCTAAGGGTacaggttaaaggtgagaggagaaCGTTTTTGGGGAGACTCGAGGAGCCCGTTTTTCCCCCACAGAGAGAGAGGATAAGATGTGGTTAGGGGtaggtacaacatttaaaagacatttagacagatgcatAGATAATGAAGGTTTGGAGGGgaaagggccaaatgcagacaaattggACTGGCTCAGGAAGACACCttcgcatggacgagttgggccggagAGCCTATCTCTACCCTGTGTAACTTCAGCATCAACTCAAGCTGTGTAACTCATCCTCAGAAAATCTTCCCAAAACATTTAAATGCTAAAGTGATTTTCTAAACATCATTTATTACTGAACAGGAACCTGGTTTACTTAGATGTTTTGAGCTGATTGTAAATGATATATCATGGTGATTGTCATAAAACTGAGCAGGGAGTCTCAAATGGGGATGGCAAGATGCAAGACAGTGCTTTATAGTTGATCACAAACCTTTTTTTGCTTCAGTGGTCATATGTTCAGGAATCACTAAAACATGTTGGGTGTAGGGTTCCAGGCACACAGTCACTTCCAACTAAATATGACCAGAAATGAAACTGTGCTTGTAGCCCTGGCCCCGATTCACTGATAGTGCTTCAAGCAAGTGCTGTCCCAGCAGTAAACAAGTCACTTGAGAGGCAATGACTAGGAATTCAACACAAGATGTTTTTGGAATATAGATTCTAACTATTAAGTTACTGGATCATCATTTCAAATTCATCATTTAATTCAGCAAATACAAGTTATACTCGCATATTAATATTTGTACAACTTTTCATAATAGTATTTGTTCCAAATAGTGTAACCAAaatataaattcaattcaattaacaaTTTTCGCTTTGCTTTTTAAAATCATTAACTGTTTACTCTTCAGATATAGGTTTTTAACATAAATCAGCTGTGAGCCTAACCTGCAATATTTTATCCAGAATAAAGTATATATGTATAGGGATAATGACTCCTGTATTAAATTAGACAAGGATGATTATTATGTACAGAGGGGTAAGTATAGCATAATTTATAGTTCTTTATTTTTAGGAAGCGTTACTATTTTGTAATTGGAATGTGGAATAATTTAATGTACTATAAAGTTAGGACCTACTTACTCCCCCCATGCATACAGATCAGGCTTCTTTAATCTAAATAAGTGATTATTCCCATTCCCGGGAATGAGAGATGGGTCCCGCATATATAACTTTGCAGGTGTCAGGTTATCAGTACTATAATAAATGGAAAATGTAATGTAATACCCATCTTTGCATGGTTGACTTCAATACCCAGACCATTATGTTAGCTGTAAATCCAGAATGTAATATTGCAAGTTAACAGTTGAAAAAGCCCCCACTGGAAAACAATTTCCCAtctgaatctgtggagggaaattaaaTCCTAAAGAAGGGTCCGTGCCCGAAAAGTCATCTGAATTTTtcacttcacagatgctgcctgacctgctgagacctTCCAGCAAGATAATATAATTGGCCATC
The DNA window shown above is from Amblyraja radiata isolate CabotCenter1 chromosome 3, sAmbRad1.1.pri, whole genome shotgun sequence and carries:
- the LOC116971185 gene encoding actin-like protein 7A, which translates into the protein MKSSNLHLRKCSLPMAVLCRKFPSTTSQSVKSEPRVRSYSSADSQMTQCGRELKEVRALMIDMGSGYIKAGFAGLPKPSATISSMVGRPMQRSAKTGDNRQENFVGRELTAPDELRLINPLRHGIVVDWDAAEAVLGYVLEKELQVRPEDHAVMVADPPLSPMTNREKIAELLFEIFNIPAIHITKQSMLSIYAYGCTSGLVVESGHGYSSVVPIHEGYIMPHITTTVDYAGNDLTKHLIKLLNQSGHMLSMADYQLVEHIKQEYCYTAIDFDAENRGEPKECTMHYELPDGKVITIGKEKIKCPEALFNPSLMGSREPGLHTITLNVINKCDSSIMEEMYRNILLCGGSTMFSGFRVRFQKELRKLAQDMNPQVQAIPERKYSVWYGGSILCCLKSFQQLWVSKKEYDERGPVAVYRKCF